Proteins from one bacterium genomic window:
- a CDS encoding YaiI/YqxD family protein, whose protein sequence is MLHVYIDADACPVKNEVYKVAGRYGLGVTLVANSWMNHPGGPSVRLEVVPDGPDAADDWIVAHVERHDIVITGDIPLAARCLDKGARVLGHKGREFTDANVGDALAGRHLATMLRDQGVMTGGPPPFAPKDRSLFLQKLDELVNAVRREA, encoded by the coding sequence TTGCTGCACGTGTACATCGATGCCGACGCCTGCCCGGTGAAGAACGAGGTCTACAAGGTGGCCGGGCGCTACGGGCTGGGCGTGACCCTGGTGGCCAACTCCTGGATGAACCACCCGGGTGGACCGTCGGTGCGCCTGGAGGTGGTACCGGACGGTCCGGACGCCGCCGACGACTGGATCGTCGCGCACGTCGAGCGCCACGACATCGTGATCACGGGCGACATTCCCCTGGCGGCGCGTTGCCTGGACAAGGGGGCGCGGGTGCTGGGACACAAGGGGCGGGAGTTCACCGACGCCAACGTGGGCGACGCCCTGGCGGGACGCCATCTGGCGACCATGCTGCGCGACCAGGGGGTCATGACCGGCGGGCCGCCGCCCTTCGCGCCGAAGGACCGCTCGCTGTTCCTGCAGAAGCTGGATGAGTTGGTGAACGCGGTCAGGCGGGAGGCCTGA